The proteins below come from a single Mauremys reevesii isolate NIE-2019 linkage group 6, ASM1616193v1, whole genome shotgun sequence genomic window:
- the CKMT2 gene encoding creatine kinase S-type, mitochondrial — protein MTSTFSRLLAGRRTAVLFATVSTGALTTGYLLNHQNVRAGSHERRKLFPPSADYPDLRKHNNCMAECLSPAIYAKLRDKMTPNGYTLDQCIQTGVDNPGHPFIKTVGMVAGDEESYEVFAEIFDPVIKVRHNGYDPYVMKHHTDLDASKITQGQFDERYVLSSRVRTGRSIRGLSLPPACSRAERREVENVVVTALAGLKGDLAGKYYSLTNMSEKDQQQLIDDHFLFDKPVSPLLTCAGMARDWPDARGIWHNHDKTFLIWINEEDHTRVISMEKGGNMKRVFERFCHGLKEVERLIKERGWEFMWNERLGYVLTCPSNLGTGLRAGVHVKLPKLSKDPRFSKILENLRLQKRGTGGVDTAAVADVYDISNLDRMGRSEVELVQIVVDGVNYLIDCEKKLEKGQDIKVPPPLPQFGRK, from the exons ATGACTAGCACATTTTCTCGTCTCCTGGCTGGCCGCAGAACTGCTGTGCTCTTTGCAACAGTTAGCACAGGGGCCTTAACCACCGGATACCTATTGAATCATCAGAATGTGAGAGCAGGATCCCATGAAAGACGAAAACTCTTTCCTCCAAG TGCAGACTATCCTGATCTCCGCAAACATAACAACTGCATGGCTGAATGTCTCTCGCCAGCAATATATGCTAAACTAAGGGATAAGATGACTCCAAATGGGTATACCCTGGACCAGTGTATCCAAACTGGTGTTGACAATCCTGGCCATCCTTTCATTAAAACTGTGGGCATGGTCGCTGGTGATGAAGAGTCTTATGAG GTATTTGCTGAGATTTTTGACCCAGTTATTAAAGTGAGACACAATGGCTATGATCCATATGTAATGAAGCATCACACCGACCTGGATGCATCCAAG ATTACCCAAGGTCAGTTTGATGAGCGCTATGTCCTATCATCACGTGTACGTACTGGTCGCAGTATCCGGGGTCTCAGCCTTCCCCCTGCCTGCTCCAGGGCAGAGAGAAGAGAAGTAGAAAATGTTGTGGTCACTGCTTTGGCTGGGCTGAAAGGAGACCTTGCTGGAAAGTATTATAGCCTGACCAATATGTCTGAGAAGGATCAACAGCAGCTTATTGAT GACCATTTTCTCTTTGATAAGCCAGTGTCCCCTTTGCTAACATGTGCTGGGATGGCACGTGACTGGCCTGATGCCAGAGGAATCTG GCATAACCATGACAAAACATTTCTTATCTGGATTAATGAAGAAGACCATACCAGAGTGATTTCCATGGAAAAAGGTGGCAATATGAAAAGGGTGTTTGAAAGATTTTGCCATGGTTTAAAAGAG GTTGAACGGTTAATTAAAGAACGGGGCTGGGAGTTCATGTGGAATGAACGCTTAGGATACGTTCTGACCTGTCCTTCCAACCTGGGAACAGGATTACGTGCAGGAGTCCATGTTAAACTTCCAAAACTCAGTAAG GATCCCAGGTTTTCAAAGATTCTGGAGAATCTGAGGCTGCAGAAACGTGGCACGGGTGGTGTGGACACAGCAGCTGTGGCAGATGTGTACGATATCTCCAACCTGGACCGCATGGGCCGATCAGAG